A window of Campylobacter pinnipediorum subsp. pinnipediorum contains these coding sequences:
- a CDS encoding anaerobic C4-dicarboxylate transporter, whose product MDFLMNLNEGVQFTIQLIVVLICLFYGARKGGIALGLLGGVGLIMLVFGFGIEPGKPSISVMLTILAVVVASATLQASGGLDVMLQIAEKVLRKNPKYVSILAPFVTCFLTVLCGTGHVVYTMLPIIYDIAIKNGIRPERPMAASSIASQMGIIASPVSVAVVTLTAFLINAKSHLAGFDGYLDLLKITIPSTLCGVLAVGIFSWFRGKDLDKDPEFNEKIKNPEFKEYVYGDSTTLLGKKLPSSQWLAMWIFLGAIAVVAVLGYNKDLRPSWNKTAPAKVVEIVSMDNKVIKSFNVKDGQIIANLKDTKLVQNVKNSKAKVDMAYSEVEIYQDNKLTNSIKESDNAVMITANNKSETIDNAKIIIKDSISKKSTLGMVHVIQIFMLLAGALIVIFTKVDASKISKNEIFRSGMIALVAVFGISWMAETMFAVHTPMMKQALGSVVMQHPWTYAVMLLLISKFVNSQAAALVAFVPLALGIDVNPAIILAFAPACYGYYILPTYPSDLAAIQFDRSGTTKIGKFVINHSFIIPGLLGVSVSCVFGYIFTTMFGYL is encoded by the coding sequence ATGGATTTTTTAATGAACTTAAACGAAGGAGTTCAATTTACAATACAGCTAATAGTTGTATTAATTTGTCTATTTTATGGAGCAAGAAAGGGCGGTATAGCGCTTGGCTTGCTAGGTGGTGTCGGTCTTATAATGCTTGTATTTGGTTTTGGTATAGAACCTGGAAAGCCATCTATTTCTGTTATGCTAACAATCCTTGCTGTTGTTGTTGCAAGTGCTACCCTACAAGCAAGTGGCGGTCTTGATGTTATGCTTCAAATAGCTGAAAAAGTACTAAGAAAAAATCCTAAGTATGTAAGTATACTTGCACCTTTTGTTACTTGCTTTTTAACAGTTTTATGCGGAACCGGACACGTTGTTTATACAATGCTTCCTATTATATACGATATAGCTATTAAAAACGGCATAAGACCTGAAAGACCAATGGCAGCAAGTTCTATAGCTTCTCAAATGGGCATTATTGCAAGTCCTGTTTCTGTTGCTGTTGTAACCCTAACCGCATTTTTGATAAATGCAAAAAGTCACTTGGCTGGATTTGATGGTTATTTAGATTTGCTTAAAATAACAATACCATCAACACTTTGTGGTGTTTTAGCGGTTGGGATTTTTAGCTGGTTTAGAGGAAAAGATCTTGATAAAGATCCTGAGTTTAACGAAAAAATCAAAAATCCAGAGTTTAAAGAGTATGTTTATGGAGATTCTACAACTCTACTTGGCAAAAAACTTCCAAGCTCACAATGGCTTGCAATGTGGATATTTTTAGGTGCTATAGCTGTTGTTGCTGTGCTTGGTTATAACAAAGATTTAAGACCATCTTGGAACAAAACCGCCCCAGCAAAAGTGGTTGAAATAGTATCTATGGATAATAAAGTAATTAAAAGTTTTAATGTAAAAGATGGACAAATAATAGCAAATCTTAAAGACACAAAACTGGTTCAAAATGTAAAAAACAGTAAAGCAAAAGTAGATATGGCGTATAGTGAAGTTGAGATTTATCAAGATAACAAACTCACAAATAGCATAAAAGAAAGCGATAATGCTGTTATGATAACAGCAAACAATAAAAGCGAAACGATAGATAATGCAAAAATAATCATCAAAGATTCTATAAGCAAAAAATCAACCCTTGGAATGGTTCACGTTATTCAAATTTTTATGCTTTTAGCTGGTGCTTTAATAGTGATTTTTACAAAAGTAGATGCTAGTAAAATCAGCAAAAATGAGATATTCCGCTCTGGTATGATAGCACTTGTTGCCGTATTTGGTATATCTTGGATGGCTGAAACTATGTTTGCTGTTCATACACCTATGATGAAACAAGCGCTTGGAAGTGTTGTTATGCAACACCCTTGGACTTATGCTGTAATGTTGCTTCTTATATCAAAGTTTGTAAACTCTCAAGCTGCTGCACTTGTTGCTTTTGTGCCACTAGCACTTGGTATAGATGTAAACCCTGCCATTATCCTAGCTTTTGCTCCTGCTTGCTATGGATATTATATACTTCCAACATATCCAAGCGACCTTGCTGCTATTCAGTTTGATAGATCTGGAACTACAAAAATAGGCAAATTTGTTATCAATCACAGCTTTATAATACCTGGTCTTTTAGGTGTTAGTGTATCTTGTGTATTTGGTTATATCTTTACCACAATGTTTGGATATTTATAA
- a CDS encoding FecCD family ABC transporter permease: MSFKNTLIAILLFVGIIVLGFFALSLGGANIGFVDIVDFVLGKNDNEIIKTIVFELRAPRIIMAILIGMLLASSGVVTQSVFLNPLADPYIIGIAASAIFGAVIAYLLKLDGFYYGIFAFISSAILSLVIFKLASQANSIATLLIIGIALSSFLGAFTSFATYLIGEDSFKIVSWSMGYLGGATWDKVLIICIPLIFCVIYFYIKRNELNILLNGDDEAKSLGIDTDRVKKILLVVSALAVSFSVAFTGMIGFVGLIIPHSLRLLLKTSNNAILIPFSLLAGGFFVLLCDVLAKSLLSPIEIPIGVITAFFGAPFFLVLAIKSRRSIA, translated from the coding sequence GTGAGTTTTAAAAATACATTAATTGCTATTTTGCTTTTTGTTGGCATAATTGTTTTAGGATTTTTTGCTTTAAGCCTTGGTGGTGCAAATATAGGTTTTGTGGATATTGTTGATTTTGTTTTAGGAAAAAATGATAATGAAATCATAAAAACCATCGTATTTGAATTAAGGGCTCCTAGGATTATTATGGCTATTTTGATTGGAATGTTGCTTGCTAGTTCAGGTGTTGTTACTCAAAGTGTTTTTTTAAACCCATTAGCAGACCCATATATTATAGGTATAGCAGCTAGTGCAATTTTTGGTGCAGTTATCGCATATTTATTAAAACTTGATGGTTTTTATTATGGTATTTTTGCTTTTATTAGCTCAGCTATATTATCTTTGGTTATTTTTAAATTAGCAAGTCAGGCTAACTCAATAGCTACATTACTTATAATAGGCATAGCATTATCATCTTTTCTGGGCGCTTTTACATCTTTTGCAACATATCTTATTGGAGAAGATAGTTTTAAAATAGTATCTTGGTCTATGGGGTATTTGGGTGGAGCTACTTGGGATAAGGTTTTGATTATTTGTATTCCGCTCATTTTTTGTGTGATTTATTTTTATATTAAAAGAAATGAATTAAATATACTTTTAAACGGTGATGATGAGGCAAAAAGTTTAGGCATAGATACAGATAGAGTAAAAAAAATACTTCTTGTTGTATCAGCTTTGGCTGTTAGCTTTTCTGTTGCTTTTACTGGAATGATAGGTTTTGTTGGACTTATTATACCGCATAGCTTAAGGCTGCTTTTAAAAACATCAAATAATGCGATACTAATACCATTTTCTTTGCTAGCCGGTGGCTTTTTTGTATTGCTTTGCGATGTTCTTGCAAAAAGCTTATTATCTCCTATAGAAATTCCTATTGGTGTTATTACTGCTTTTTTTGGAGCACCATTTTTTCTTGTTTTGGCTATCAAATCTCGTAGGAGTATAGCTTGA
- a CDS encoding ABC transporter ATP-binding protein, which produces MKIDVKNLSFGYGNKQILKNIDFSVSSGDFLGVLGANGSGKSTLLKNISGLLSSNHNSIYFDNTPIESYSKKQLSRIIGFVPQKSFLSAPFLVKEVVLMGRFAHMKNAFSGYSKEDYIKVDEILELLGISDFKNRDTSSLSGGEFSKVLIARALVGEPKILLLDEPTSALDLNYAVEMMKICKKLNDELGLISIAVIHDLNLASMFCNRLIMLKKGNLVYSGTSKELYTTEILKDVYDLKCDILEYKSNPLVVAIKE; this is translated from the coding sequence TTGAAGATAGATGTAAAAAATTTAAGCTTTGGCTATGGTAATAAACAGATTTTGAAAAATATAGATTTTTCTGTAAGTAGTGGTGATTTTTTAGGTGTTTTGGGTGCAAATGGAAGTGGAAAATCAACTTTACTAAAAAATATTTCAGGCTTATTGAGTTCAAATCATAATAGTATATATTTTGATAATACACCAATAGAAAGTTATTCTAAAAAGCAGTTATCAAGAATTATAGGATTTGTTCCACAAAAAAGTTTTTTAAGTGCGCCTTTCTTGGTTAAAGAGGTCGTTCTTATGGGACGTTTTGCACATATGAAAAATGCTTTTAGCGGTTATAGTAAAGAGGATTATATAAAAGTTGATGAAATATTAGAACTTTTGGGAATTTCTGATTTTAAAAATAGAGATACAAGTTCTTTAAGTGGTGGTGAGTTTTCAAAGGTTTTGATAGCTAGAGCTTTGGTAGGAGAGCCAAAAATCTTACTTCTTGATGAGCCAACTTCGGCTTTAGACCTTAACTATGCTGTTGAAATGATGAAAATTTGTAAAAAACTTAATGATGAGTTGGGTCTTATAAGTATAGCTGTCATTCATGATTTAAATTTAGCTTCCATGTTTTGCAATAGACTTATTATGTTAAAAAAAGGAAATTTAGTGTATAGTGGCACATCAAAAGAGTTATATACGACTGAAATTTTAAAAGATGTTTATGATTTAAAATGTGATATTTTAGAATACAAAAGCAATCCTTTAGTGGTTGCAATAAAGGAGTAA
- a CDS encoding ABC transporter substrate-binding protein: protein MKKIILSLAICASLLGAKKLVILEPSVVEMMYMLDSESDIAAISKLTMSKIWPAEKTEKLPNVGTYSKPNIEKIIEIKPDLVVTGFHAENIKDELSKFNIDVLGLKSDSLDDIYNNVLKIGEILDKNEKAKQLVNDIKESINKFSNSEFKGKKVAVLFSSNPIMAFNNKSLVGDIFSKFGFVNIADGLSGQTPIISSEVLLAKNPDFIIVVGGMGSKEDILSSNETLKTINAVKNDKVITIPSSLLLRGTPRIKENMSEIFEMLK, encoded by the coding sequence GTGAAGAAAATTATTTTAAGTTTGGCTATTTGTGCTAGTCTTTTAGGGGCTAAAAAGCTAGTTATTTTAGAGCCTAGTGTAGTTGAGATGATGTATATGCTTGATTCAGAATCTGATATAGCAGCTATATCAAAATTAACCATGTCTAAAATTTGGCCTGCTGAAAAAACAGAAAAACTTCCAAATGTTGGTACTTATTCAAAACCAAATATAGAAAAAATTATAGAGATAAAACCTGATTTGGTTGTAACTGGTTTTCACGCTGAAAATATAAAAGATGAGCTTAGTAAGTTTAATATAGATGTTTTGGGTCTAAAAAGTGATAGTTTAGATGATATTTATAATAACGTCTTAAAAATAGGTGAAATTTTAGATAAAAATGAAAAAGCAAAACAATTGGTGAACGACATAAAAGAGTCTATTAATAAGTTTTCAAATTCCGAGTTTAAAGGCAAAAAAGTAGCGGTTTTATTTTCTTCAAACCCAATAATGGCATTTAATAATAAGTCTTTAGTTGGAGATATTTTTTCAAAATTTGGTTTTGTAAATATAGCTGATGGGTTAAGTGGGCAGACACCTATTATATCTAGTGAGGTTTTGCTTGCTAAAAATCCTGATTTTATAATAGTAGTAGGTGGTATGGGTTCAAAAGAGGATATACTTTCAAGTAATGAAACATTAAAAACTATAAATGCTGTAAAAAATGATAAGGTTATCACTATACCTTCTTCGCTTTTATTAAGAGGAACACCTAGAATAAAAGAAAACATGAGTGAAATTTTTGAAATGTTAAAATAA
- a CDS encoding radical SAM protein gives MFEKRIKSHHSGHPKRSKYSDEDELFEFLDTNFPKQKDGVLYFHTPFCDNICSFCSMNRSRIEDELDEYCKYILEQIDLYAKFAYIRGKVFESVYFGGGTPTIFKERHLEKILSAINDKFNLSNTCEFNFESTLHNLNLSKLKLMQDFGVNRFSIGIQTFSQRGRELLNRVHTKEAAISHLEKIRANFDKLLCADIIYNYPDQTEQEVREDAKILKNIGIDSSSFYSLIFFEGSEFAKTHTEDYYDLQTDKMLHNAFVDEMFKGGDYEFLELTKINKKDRDSYKYIKLTHLGVDILPLGIGAGGKLDDFGIFNMKKNLKMVGILPQQEINYRNFTALFQYPKVKFDDLKKYISEDGFLELLNFFKKCEENKLLNISENGYELNVDGVFWGNTISEEVSKIIQKEFE, from the coding sequence ATGTTTGAAAAAAGAATAAAAAGTCATCATTCTGGACATCCAAAGCGTTCTAAATATTCAGATGAAGATGAATTATTTGAGTTTTTAGACACCAATTTTCCGAAACAAAAAGATGGTGTTTTGTATTTTCACACCCCTTTTTGCGATAATATTTGCTCTTTTTGTTCAATGAATCGTTCTCGGATAGAAGATGAACTTGATGAATATTGTAAATATATTTTAGAACAGATTGATTTATATGCTAAATTTGCATATATAAGGGGAAAAGTTTTTGAGAGTGTTTATTTTGGTGGCGGCACACCCACTATATTTAAAGAAAGACATTTGGAAAAAATACTTAGTGCTATAAATGATAAATTTAATCTATCTAACACATGCGAGTTTAATTTTGAAAGCACATTGCATAATTTAAATTTATCAAAGTTAAAATTGATGCAAGATTTTGGTGTTAATCGTTTTAGTATAGGTATTCAGACATTTTCTCAAAGAGGAAGAGAGCTTTTAAATAGGGTTCATACAAAAGAAGCCGCCATATCTCATCTTGAGAAAATAAGAGCAAATTTTGATAAATTATTATGTGCGGATATTATTTATAATTATCCAGACCAGACAGAGCAAGAAGTAAGAGAAGATGCTAAAATTTTAAAAAATATAGGCATAGATAGCTCTAGTTTTTACTCTCTTATATTTTTTGAGGGGTCTGAGTTTGCAAAAACACATACAGAAGATTATTATGATTTGCAAACAGATAAGATGCTTCATAATGCTTTTGTTGATGAGATGTTTAAGGGCGGGGATTATGAGTTTTTGGAGCTTACTAAGATAAATAAAAAAGATAGGGATTCTTATAAATATATAAAGCTTACCCACTTAGGAGTTGATATTTTACCACTTGGTATAGGTGCTGGTGGTAAACTTGATGATTTTGGAATTTTTAATATGAAAAAGAATCTTAAGATGGTTGGAATTTTGCCACAGCAAGAGATAAATTATAGAAATTTTACGGCTTTGTTTCAATATCCGAAAGTTAAATTTGATGATCTGAAAAAATATATAAGTGAAGATGGATTTTTAGAACTTTTAAATTTTTTCAAAAAATGTGAAGAAAATAAGCTTTTAAATATTAGTGAAAATGGATATGAGTTAAATGTTGATGGTGTTTTTTGGGGAAATACCATTTCCGAAGAAGTATCAAAAATTATACAAAAGGAATTTGAATGA
- a CDS encoding flavodoxin family protein, translated as MKKIVVYSSLTGNTKKIGEAIASKIGCSAFSFEDKSVADLSEYDFIAVGYYIDKGGPDAHFKRYIKEKVKNKKVGLFITLGAEPDGNHGIEMLENGVKILEQNGNEVLRKFICQGAIDPKMIQEMIDMAERLGDKTMHPITEERKARWAAASTHPDENDIENAKKAFEGI; from the coding sequence ATGAAAAAGATAGTTGTTTACTCATCTTTAACCGGAAATACAAAAAAAATAGGCGAAGCCATAGCTTCTAAAATAGGCTGTAGCGCATTTAGTTTTGAAGATAAAAGTGTTGCTGATTTAAGCGAGTATGATTTTATTGCGGTTGGATACTATATAGATAAAGGTGGTCCAGATGCTCACTTTAAAAGATATATCAAAGAAAAAGTAAAAAATAAAAAAGTTGGGTTGTTTATAACACTAGGTGCAGAACCAGATGGAAACCATGGTATTGAAATGCTTGAAAATGGTGTTAAAATACTTGAGCAAAATGGTAATGAAGTTTTAAGAAAATTTATTTGCCAAGGTGCTATTGATCCAAAAATGATTCAAGAAATGATAGATATGGCTGAAAGACTAGGGGATAAAACAATGCATCCTATTACAGAAGAGAGAAAAGCTAGATGGGCTGCTGCATCAACTCATCCTGATGAAAATGATATAGAAAATGCAAAAAAAGCTTTTGAGGGAATTTGA
- the rpsB gene encoding 30S ribosomal protein S2, whose protein sequence is MVTMRDLLECGVHFGHQTRRWNPKMKKYIFGERKGIYIIDLQKTIRYFRYTYNIVRDAAAEGKTILFVGTKKQAVEAIKEYAQKCGMPYVNHRWLGGMMTNFGTIRQSIRKLEVIETMEEDGSINLLTKKEALMLRRKKEKLLATLGGIRDMKNLPDMIFVVDTVKEKIAVQEANRLKLPVVAPIDTNCDPDVVDYPIPGNDDAIRSVQLFCQEMAEAIIEGKSLLEQDSDISEEKQAVTEDEKKEVVAEAMSEEDFGGEEE, encoded by the coding sequence ATGGTAACTATGAGAGATTTATTAGAATGTGGTGTTCACTTCGGACATCAAACACGCAGATGGAATCCAAAAATGAAAAAATACATTTTTGGTGAAAGAAAAGGTATCTATATAATAGATTTACAAAAAACTATTCGTTATTTTAGATATACATACAATATAGTTCGTGATGCAGCTGCTGAAGGAAAAACTATACTTTTTGTTGGAACAAAAAAACAAGCCGTTGAAGCTATAAAAGAGTATGCACAAAAATGTGGTATGCCTTATGTAAACCATCGTTGGTTAGGTGGAATGATGACAAACTTTGGAACTATTCGCCAGTCAATTAGAAAACTAGAAGTTATAGAAACTATGGAAGAAGATGGTTCTATAAATTTATTAACAAAAAAAGAAGCTCTTATGCTTCGTAGAAAAAAAGAGAAGCTTTTGGCAACACTTGGCGGTATCAGAGATATGAAAAATCTTCCTGATATGATATTTGTTGTTGATACAGTTAAAGAGAAAATAGCTGTTCAAGAAGCTAATCGTTTAAAACTTCCAGTTGTTGCTCCTATTGATACAAACTGCGATCCAGATGTTGTTGATTATCCAATCCCTGGAAATGATGATGCTATTCGTTCAGTTCAACTTTTCTGCCAAGAGATGGCTGAGGCTATTATAGAAGGAAAATCTTTATTAGAGCAAGATAGCGATATAAGCGAAGAAAAACAAGCTGTTACAGAAGATGAGAAAAAAGAAGTTGTAGCTGAGGCTATGAGCGAAGAAGATTTTGGCGGTGAGGAAGAATAA
- the tsf gene encoding translation elongation factor Ts, translated as MEITAQMVKELRESTGAGMMDCKKALSEAGGDMQKAIDLLREKGLGQAAKKADRLASEGLVSVEVSADSKKATITEINSETDFVAKNAQFQALTKDTTLHIQANNIKDVESLNISSINGTKFEDYFKSQIATIGENLVVRRFETIETDENGVVNGYVHSNGRVGVLIGAVCESKEIADKAGEFIRNLCMHAAAMKPSVISYKDLDPEFVEKEYIALKAELEKDNEELKRLGKTLHHIPSYASRIQITDDVLAKAEAAIKEELKAEGKPEKIWDKILPGKVERFFADNTVLDQRLTLLGQFYVMDDKKTIEQVIAEKSKELGGKIEIVKYVRFELGEGLEKKNEDFAAEVAAQIG; from the coding sequence ATGGAAATTACAGCACAAATGGTTAAAGAGCTCCGTGAAAGTACCGGAGCTGGCATGATGGATTGTAAAAAAGCATTATCTGAAGCTGGCGGTGATATGCAAAAAGCTATAGATTTGCTAAGAGAAAAAGGATTAGGACAAGCTGCTAAGAAAGCTGACAGACTTGCTAGTGAAGGTCTTGTTAGTGTTGAAGTATCTGCTGATAGCAAAAAAGCTACTATTACAGAGATAAACTCTGAAACAGACTTTGTTGCTAAAAATGCTCAATTCCAAGCTTTAACAAAAGATACAACATTACATATACAAGCAAATAATATAAAAGATGTTGAGTCTTTAAATATAAGTAGTATAAACGGTACTAAATTTGAAGATTATTTCAAAAGCCAAATTGCTACAATAGGTGAAAATTTGGTTGTTAGACGTTTTGAGACTATCGAAACAGATGAAAATGGTGTTGTCAATGGTTATGTTCACTCAAATGGACGTGTTGGTGTTTTAATCGGTGCAGTTTGTGAGAGTAAAGAGATCGCTGATAAAGCTGGTGAATTTATAAGAAATTTATGTATGCATGCTGCAGCTATGAAACCTAGTGTAATAAGCTATAAAGATTTAGATCCAGAATTTGTAGAAAAAGAGTATATTGCATTAAAAGCTGAACTTGAAAAAGACAATGAAGAGCTAAAAAGACTTGGTAAAACATTGCATCATATACCTTCATATGCAAGTCGTATTCAAATAACTGATGATGTTTTGGCAAAAGCTGAAGCTGCAATCAAAGAAGAATTAAAAGCAGAGGGTAAACCTGAAAAAATTTGGGATAAAATTTTACCTGGTAAAGTTGAAAGATTTTTCGCTGATAACACAGTTTTAGATCAACGCTTAACACTTTTAGGCCAATTTTATGTAATGGATGACAAAAAGACAATAGAGCAAGTTATAGCTGAAAAAAGTAAAGAACTAGGTGGAAAAATCGAGATAGTAAAATATGTTAGATTTGAACTTGGTGAAGGACTTGAAAAGAAAAATGAAGATTTTGCAGCTGAAGTAGCAGCTCAAATCGGCTAA
- a CDS encoding ABC transporter ATP-binding protein has protein sequence MEILRACNLTFAYDYTLFENVNLSFLKGESSAIVGVSGCGKSTLLHILSTLLKPNNGDVYYNEKSLYTLSDTELNNIRRLDFGIIFQAHYLFKGFSGAENIQIANILSNQDYDKNLFERLGIDKILNQKIGELSGGQQQRISIARVLSKKPKVIFADEPTGNLDKNTAFDVMDILFEYIKQNQATLILVTHDNDLAVNCDNKFRLENKQFLRWS, from the coding sequence ATGGAAATTTTAAGAGCGTGTAATTTAACATTTGCGTATGATTATACGCTCTTTGAAAATGTAAATTTATCTTTTTTAAAAGGCGAAAGTAGCGCCATTGTTGGAGTTAGTGGTTGTGGTAAATCAACACTACTTCATATTCTTTCTACTTTATTAAAGCCAAATAATGGCGATGTTTATTATAATGAAAAATCACTATATACACTTTCAGATACTGAACTAAACAACATAAGAAGACTCGATTTTGGTATCATATTTCAAGCACATTATCTTTTTAAGGGATTTAGCGGTGCTGAAAATATACAAATAGCAAATATTTTATCAAATCAAGATTATGATAAAAATTTATTTGAGAGATTGGGTATCGATAAAATTTTAAATCAAAAAATTGGCGAGCTAAGTGGCGGTCAACAGCAAAGAATAAGTATAGCAAGAGTTCTTAGTAAAAAACCAAAAGTTATATTTGCTGATGAGCCAACTGGAAATTTAGATAAAAATACAGCTTTTGATGTTATGGATATTTTATTTGAGTATATAAAACAAAATCAAGCAACATTAATTTTGGTTACTCATGATAACGACTTGGCTGTAAATTGTGATAATAAATTTAGGTTAGAAAATAAACAGTTTTTAAGATGGAGCTGA
- the fliR gene encoding flagellar biosynthetic protein FliR produces the protein MELIEFFGPDRVITFMLLFARLSGLVVFFPFFSHNQIPISIKTLFIFLLTVVLFPLSKVHDGTINFLILDILSEVMLGLCSGVLLTIVFAILQLAGEQISMVMGFSMATVLDPQTGTNSPVISNIINFIALLTFLVFDGHHLVLQFYSHSLANIPLGDFYPRVGVLKYTINTFINLFMFGFILSFPIIGLSLLSDVIFGMLMKTMPQFNLLVIGYPIKITISFAVLIAILSGIMKIFTNLMLRLINDLPDLFF, from the coding sequence ATGGAGCTGATAGAATTTTTTGGTCCCGATAGAGTTATAACCTTTATGCTTTTGTTTGCTAGACTTAGCGGACTTGTGGTATTTTTCCCGTTTTTTTCACACAATCAAATTCCTATATCAATAAAAACATTATTTATATTTTTATTGACTGTTGTCCTTTTTCCTTTATCAAAAGTCCATGATGGAACTATAAATTTTTTAATTTTAGATATATTAAGCGAGGTTATGCTGGGTCTTTGTTCCGGAGTTTTGCTTACTATTGTTTTTGCTATTTTACAACTTGCAGGGGAGCAAATTTCCATGGTTATGGGTTTTTCTATGGCAACAGTTTTAGACCCACAAACAGGGACAAACTCACCAGTTATTTCAAATATTATAAATTTTATAGCCTTGCTTACATTTTTGGTATTTGACGGACATCATCTAGTTTTGCAGTTTTATTCACACTCTTTGGCAAATATTCCTCTTGGCGATTTTTATCCAAGAGTAGGAGTGTTAAAATATACTATTAATACTTTTATTAATCTTTTTATGTTTGGATTTATACTATCATTTCCAATAATAGGTCTTTCTTTATTATCGGATGTTATTTTTGGAATGCTTATGAAGACTATGCCTCAATTTAATCTTTTGGTTATAGGTTATCCTATTAAAATAACAATATCGTTTGCTGTGCTTATAGCTATTTTATCTGGTATTATGAAAATTTTTACAAATTTAATGCTTAGGCTAATAAATGATTTACCTGATTTATTTTTTTAA
- the gmk gene encoding guanylate kinase, with amino-acid sequence MKGQILIVSGPSGSGKSTLLNRLFKEEDNLYFSISSTTRPRRNGEREGIDYYFVSEDEFKYGIDNDEFLEWACVHKNYYGTSLKPVLKALNDGKIVVFDIDVQGFCIAREKLKNYITSVFVTTKNKDELEKRLQKRNTDSNETIKNRLTNAAVEMEHISEYDYFLINDDIEKSYMDLLSIVRSMRVKSSIVNIIEVIDNWKNC; translated from the coding sequence TTGAAGGGCCAAATACTGATAGTTTCAGGTCCAAGCGGAAGTGGGAAAAGCACACTTTTAAATAGACTCTTTAAAGAGGAGGATAATTTATATTTTTCTATATCAAGCACTACTAGACCAAGAAGAAATGGTGAGAGAGAAGGTATTGATTATTATTTTGTAAGCGAAGATGAATTTAAATATGGTATAGATAATGATGAATTTTTAGAATGGGCATGTGTTCACAAAAATTATTATGGCACTAGTTTAAAACCTGTTCTTAAAGCTTTAAATGATGGTAAAATAGTTGTTTTTGATATTGATGTTCAGGGTTTTTGTATAGCTCGAGAAAAACTTAAAAACTATATAACATCTGTATTTGTGACAACAAAAAACAAAGATGAATTAGAAAAAAGATTGCAAAAACGTAATACTGATTCTAATGAAACAATAAAAAATAGACTGACAAATGCTGCGGTAGAGATGGAGCATATATCAGAATATGATTATTTCTTAATAAATGATGATATAGAAAAAAGCTATATGGATTTACTATCCATTGTGCGTTCTATGAGAGTTAAAAGTTCAATTGTTAATATAATAGAAGTTATTGATAACTGGAAAAATTGTTAA
- a CDS encoding Sec-independent protein translocase subunit TatA/TatB — protein sequence MGNIGISQWLIILVIIVLLFGAKKIPELAKGVGKGIKSFKAEMEEPVEKVEKKEETVKNSEETKTV from the coding sequence ATGGGTAATATAGGTATTAGTCAATGGTTGATAATTTTGGTTATCATAGTTTTACTTTTTGGTGCTAAAAAGATTCCTGAACTAGCCAAAGGTGTTGGAAAAGGGATAAAAAGCTTTAAGGCCGAAATGGAAGAGCCAGTAGAAAAAGTTGAGAAAAAAGAAGAGACTGTTAAAAATAGTGAAGAGACTAAAACTGTATAG